The proteins below are encoded in one region of Plutella xylostella chromosome 13, ilPluXylo3.1, whole genome shotgun sequence:
- the LOC105389110 gene encoding nose resistant to fluoxetine protein 6 — MQKQSQFKRQYSVDRIKVCVEWSPSKYGRIFHWPKARSRQLSVTQRRARTSRPAMVSPGVILALACALAAAADDQTLKEYKNSILNSTSNVDKRVIQRLSSLIESNKTIDVDNIDKKLVARLRSLVNGTVEREVLARLRGDKNYNAYDDGVPESRGKIATVEESPAYASSVVLASDLLSLTSAVAGVQESVCREQGYRFLDGLLLNKRWALRMFDASAKSPQGLLFGSSFHLGNFDECVTIDDPSDEGLGVEGQYCLATIKWPQAENKKVRTGRGGSLRWAVCVPSACSARAVARFVSDVLAYTVGNTTTVVVGESDCYSRRPLSVTTLDVGYLSLILLFASILLLSTTYEAFSLYLGLGKHSVTRDLIVSFSIINNMKKILSTKQNNSLGLDCIAGIKTLAMIFIVAGHACLFIATGPVMDAEAWDRLVRHPANAFMLNNALLVDTFLMLSAFLFCRLLLIELDKRRGRLNILPILVFRYIRVTPAYMVVILFYMTWLPKLGEGPLWEDRMSLEQQRCMKSWWANILYVNNYVNTDQLCMFQSWYLSVDTQLFFLAPVFIYSLWHWRRLGPLLLGVGTFFSLMVPAAITYRDKLDPTLLFYAKEFSDIVLNPYFKDAYIKTHMKMTPYFMGLITAYVLHRIQSENYQFSKTLKAFAWTTSLILGTVTTFSVSVFYQPWYQPSTVEAAAYISLHKLAWGIANGWLIIACATGNGGIFGKLLTYKFWVPLSRLTYCAYLVNGIVELYYVGQLRHPLHITFFTVAANATAHITLTFFLALLLCLTFESPIHGIEKILLRIFARPVLSDNARKTEESESSPSSSQTKLESTS; from the exons ATGCAGAAACAATCTCAGTTCAAACGTCAATACAGCGTCGATCGAATCAAAGTCTGCGTTGAATGGTCACCAAGCAAGTATGGTAGGATATTTCATTGGCCGAAGGCTCGCTCGCGACAGTTGAGCGTAACTCAGAGGCGCGCGCGCACGTCCCGCCCCGCCATGGTCTCCCCAGGGGTCATCCTCGCGCTCGCCTGCgcactcgccgccgccgccgacgacCAAACACTCAAAGAATACAAAAACTCCATCCTCAACAGTACCAGCAATGTTGACAAACGGGTAATACAGCGGTTGAGCTCGTTGATCGAATCGAACAAAACCATAGACGTTGATAACATTGATAAGAAGCTAGTGGCTCGATTGAGGAGTTTAGTGAACGGGACGGTGGAAAGAGAAGTGTTAGCCAGGTTGAGGGGTGATAAGAACTATAACGCTTACGATGACGGGGTGCCAGAGAGTCGGGGCAAGATCGCTACGGTTGAGGAGTCACCGGCATACGCCTCTTCAGTGGTGTTGGCCAGTGACCTGTTGTCGCTGACCAGCGCGGTGGCTGGGGTCCAGGAGTCGGTGTGCCGGGAACAGGGATACCGGTTCCTGGATGGACTGCTGCTGAACAAGCGGTGGGCGTTAAGGA TGTTCGATGCGTCGGCCAAGTCTCCGCAGGGTCTTCTCTTCGGGTCTTCCTTCCACCTGGGCAACTTCGACGAGTGCGTGACCATCGACGACCCCAGCGACGAGGGACTCGGGGTGGAGGGGCAGTACTGCCTCGCCACCATCAAGTGGCCGCAAGCTGAGAATAAGAAG GTCCGCACCGGCCGCGGGGGCTCCCTACGCTGGGCGGTGTGCGTGCCGAGCGCCTGCTCAGCCCGCGCCGTGGCCCGCTTCGTGTCTGACGTGCTGGCGTACACCGTGGGCAACACCACCACCGTGGTGGTTGGCGAGAGCGACTGCTACTCGAGGAGGCCGCTGAGTGTGACTACACTTGATGTCGGCTATTT ATCACTAATCCTCCTGTTCGCGTCAATTCTCCTACTGAGCACTACATACGAAGCATTCTCCCTCTACCTCGGTCTCGGCAAGCACAGCGTCACTAGAGACCTGATCGTCTCCTTCTCCATCATCAACAACATGAAGAAGATACTGTCCACGAAGCAGAACAACAGCCTCGGGTTGGACTGCATCGCCGGGATCAAGACACTGGCCATGATCTTTATAGTGGCTGGACATGCGTGCTTGTTTATTGCGACTGGACCCGTCATGGACGCTGAGGCTTGGGATCGG CTGGTCCGGCATCCCGCCAATGCGTTTATGCTGAACAACGCTCTCCTGGTGGACACGTTCCTGATGCTGAGCGCCTTCCTGTTCTGCCGGCTGCTGCTGATCGAGCTGGACAAGCGTCGGGGGCGGCTCAACATCCTGCCCATACTCGTCTTCAGATATATCCG GGTGACTCCCGCCTACATGGTGGTGATCCTATTCTACATGACGTGGCTGCCGAAGCTCGGCGAAGGCCCGCTGTGGGAGGACCGCATGTCGCTGGAGCAGCAGCGATGCATGAAGTCCTGGTGGGCGAACATCCTGTATGTCAACAACTACGTCAATACTGACCAGTTG TGCATGTTCCAATCCTGGTACCTCTCAGTGGACACCCAGCTCTTCTTCCTGGCGCCCGTGTTCATCTACTCTCTCTGGCACTGGCGGCGGCTCGGGCCACTGCTGCTGGGGGTTGGCACCTTCTTCTCATTGATGGTGCCCGCTGCCATCACGTATCGGGATAAGCTGGACCCTACGCTGCTGTTTTATGCCAA aGAGTTCTCCGACATCGTCCTGAACCCTTACTTCAAGGACGCGTACATCAAGACGCACATGAAGATGACCCCATACTTCATGGGACTCATCACCGCTTACGTTCTTCATCGAATACAATCAGAAAA CTACCAATTTTCCAAGACCTTGAAAGCGTTCGCGTGGACCACCAGCCTGATCCTGGGCACAGTGACCACCTTCTCAGTCTCCGTGTTCTACCAGCCCTGGTACCAGCCGAGCACGGTGGAGGCGGCGGCCTACATCTCTCTGCACAAGCTGGCCTGGGGCATCGCTAATGGGTGGCTGATCATCGCCTGTGCTACTGGGAATGGAG GTATATTCGGCAAGCTACTGACATACAAGTTCTGGGTTCCTCTGTCGAGACTGACGTACTGCGCGTATCTCGTGAACGGGATCGTAGAGTTGTACTACGTGGGGCAGCTGAGGCACCCGCTTCATATCACCTTCTTTACTGTG GCCGCCAACGCCACGGCGCACATCACGCTGAccttcttccttgccttacTGCTGTGTCTCACGTTCGAGTCACCCATACACGGAATCGAAAAGATTCTACTTCGGATTTTTG ctCGACCAGTGCTGAGTGACAACGCAAGAAAAACTGAAGAGTCGGAGTCTTCACCAAGCTCTAGTCAGACGAAATTAGAATCTACTTCATAG